CTTACCAACCTGCATTCTGTTTTTCTATCAGAAGTAAAATGGCGTGCCCTTGTCATTGACCTCCATACAAAAGCACTCAAGGCTTGAAAAGAAGAAATTTCAGTATATTTTATGCCACATTCTTCATTGGCTTTAGCTTTGAGTTTTGCCAATGATTCTTCAGTGAAATGGAACATTCTTTCTCTGAGAAGTGGTCGTTCATATCGTTCGATAAATTCTTTATGATGGGAGAATGGAAGGTTAATGAGGATTGGATCTTCCATAAACCAGCGTTTAGTTATTGGTAGGCTAGAAATATCGCACCCAATATGTTGGTCACCTGCTTCTTTGCTTGCTTTTCTTAGTTTCCTATTGGTTTCTGCGAGCGCATTGAAGAATTTCCAGAAAGAAGTCCCATCACCTATAACATGGCTAAAACTGCAACCCACAAAAATACCATCCAATAACTCTGTCACCTGTATCCCTAACAAAGGCTCGGTGTGTCCATCATGGCAATTTGCTCCCTCAAGAGAAAAAAATGATTGGATGATCCGGGGTACATATACTGGAGTAAGAATATCCATCATACTTATGTCTACAGCAGCATGAATGAACTCAGCTCCTACGGAGTCATTGGTGCAGTCTACGTAAATCCCATAAAATGGTGGATTGTCTTGCTGTTTAGTCACCATACGCCCTGATAGAGGGTAGAAATGAGTTAATGTGATAGACATGGAATGTTTAAGCTGATCGATGAAGGTTATGGTTGGGTTTGGATCTTCTACTGTAGGTGCGGGTTTCCGATAAAGAAGACCGATTTGAATGTAATGTAAATTGAAAAGGGGTAGATCCCATGGAGTTAAATAGTGTGTTTTTTTTGATTCTTCTAAGACTTGGTGAGGTTTGATGGTGCATTTTGAGATCTGTCGAACAACATTTTTACTAGTTTGTTGATTCATTTGGTTTAAAGTTAAATGAAAATAATTTTGAGATATGTTGGTCTAGTAAGACATGCTCCTTTTTATACACcttgaataaaacaaaattaattacTTGAAAGGAAAACTATAACCAAGAATTAATACCCCTTTAAATgaaaaaacgtgcatttcatttatagAGAATATAAATGGATATAAATAAGTCCCGGTAAACGTTACGAAGTTAAACCAGAAACATCATTCACTGAACTGCATAAGCTCTATAAGTGTACCATACTGAAGCTAACTAGAAACATAATAATTGAAGTCTTGAAGATAAGTAATGAAAACATATGTAAGCACCTTCAGCCTTATTTCATAGGGGAAGAAGGATTAGACTTTAGAGAGATCATCCAGCTATGGTACATGGGTTGATCCAGCTATTGGCTGATCCTCAATTTTGCGAGTTCTTGTGGCAGCTGCAGTACTTGTTCTCGTTCTTGTATGAGTTGCATTAAACTTCCTAGCCCTAGTTGTTCCATGGGCAATTTCTCCACACTTTCATGCATCATCCGTTGTACGAGTTCTTGTGGCAGTTgtacttgttcttcttcttgtatgagtTGAATTCGTAGCTCTAGTTGTTCGTAGCAGAATTTCTTCACACGTTCATGCATCATCCGTTGCTTGTTAAGCAAGATATTTATACGTTCGTTTTCGGAAATTTGTGGACCATCTTTTTGGTTGAAAATTTGTATTTGGTTCTGCATGTCTTGTAGCTGTTCTTTTAGATCGAAAATTAGCTGTTCTCCGTCTTTCCCAAATGAAACTCCAGAAGTTGACATTGTTGATCCAgtctgcaaaagaaaaagaacacaAACCCTAGTTATGGAACATGCATGATGATAATTGAAAATTCttttaataaaaatgaatattCATACCAATGGTTGAGGCCGAGAATTGTTTTGGAACTTGGCGGTGAATAACTGATCCTTGTTTCGCCGGTTCACTCCAGTTTATATATACGTGATCAaaattttctttattgttttttctttttctaaaaggaaatatttttatcctGACTTATGAATCGCGTTACCAGCTGTTCAACATAAGGCACTAATAAATTATGAGTATCGAGGGATCATATATCAAACAGAAATGAAGTGAGACATAgattttaacgtggttcggtcaactcgacctacgtccacaagcaaccccgtagggtgaataaTATTGATCTCCAGACTGATTATACTGGGATAACTTTACATTTACATTCACGCTCTTATTTATAGTGTGATATGACTAAGCCTAAGAAGATAATACCTTAACTAAAATATCTTGACTAGGTAAATACTTAGGAAAATATAAAGATTACATTTAATAATTTTGATCTTATAATCTGTAATTATCTTCTAATATCTTCTCTTCATGGACATTGCACGGACACCTCGGTATCTTCTCTTCACGTACGGTTACCTTGATATCTTGTATATGGGGAATATATTTCAACACCCCTCCTCAAGTTAAACACGGAAATGTTTTGAAGTGTTTAACTTGAACCATCTCAATAAAATGTCTTGTAGCTTGAACTTTGATTGTTTACCATGGTATTTGATCTACGATGACAGACCACGATAGTTGAATAAAGGAAAGCCGCGATAGCAGAAGCAGCAAAATGATAACTGCAGAGTATATATGTAGGTCTTTTACGAAGAATTGTTTTGATTGGCCAGTGGACTTGATTTTTAATTACTAACCATACGAGAAATTCATGTTGAGTCCATGTTGAGAAACATTAATGGACTTCGAAGAGACTCCTATAAAGTGAACAAAAGATGGTAAAATAACGCATTTGGAAAGATTCGGAAGCTAAGATGAACCGA
This is a stretch of genomic DNA from Papaver somniferum cultivar HN1 chromosome 1, ASM357369v1, whole genome shotgun sequence. It encodes these proteins:
- the LOC113287915 gene encoding protein ENHANCED PSEUDOMONAS SUSCEPTIBILTY 1-like — protein: MNQQTSKNVVRQISKCTIKPHQVLEESKKTHYLTPWDLPLFNLHYIQIGLLYRKPAPTVEDPNPTITFIDQLKHSMSITLTHFYPLSGRMVTKQQDNPPFYGIYVDCTNDSVGAEFIHAAVDISMMDILTPVYVPRIIQSFFSLEGANCHDGHTEPLLGIQVTELLDGIFVGCSFSHVIGDGTSFWKFFNALAETNRKLRKASKEAGDQHIGCDISSLPITKRWFMEDPILINLPFSHHKEFIERYERPLLRERMFHFTEESLAKLKAKANEECGIKYTEISSFQALSAFVWRSMTRARHFTSDRKTECRLVSDNRLRMNPPISENYFGNCARTVCGSTTVGELLEHGIGWAAMLLHEAVMEYTDEKIRVSREEWMRKPYILQMGPSLDAASVMMGGSPKFDVYGCDFGLGTAVAARSGSANKFDGKVTAYRGLTGIRSVMLEICLPHESMSALESDAEFMDVVSPHEIHSEILGVNNRRDGPVLGKTKHQTALSRL